The following proteins come from a genomic window of Deltaproteobacteria bacterium:
- a CDS encoding gfo/Idh/MocA family oxidoreductase: MRESMSPAIAASAPGSSATSTAAPACRRAAASARRCVPRQSTATGPRPTTTARSRRSPSQNASATGSRCARPGGATSASQLAHWSASRSTSSTSWDSTSTVYAGARPRCMVDAMVRVAVIGAGAWGINHVRTFARLRECELVLVCERDEARRRRAAAIAPGARLGARLSDALEADDVDAVVLATPAAHHADHARAALRAGKHVLVEKPLALRVADAEAVIAAAARAGRTLMVGHLMLYHPAFLRLVDVVRAGDLGRVLYAYAVRVNLGRLRRDENALWSLGPHDVSMLLYALGAVPESVSARGGCYLQPGVEDVVFVNLRFPGGTVAQIHLSWLDPRKERRLTVVGDRKMIELDDTHPTEKLRIHDKGYDVPPAFTEYDQFLQIRHGDTLIPRVDMVEPLELECRHFVECVATGATPRSDGRTAVNVVRVLEAAQESLAGDGAPVTIRPEADHA; the protein is encoded by the coding sequence ATGCGAGAGTCGATGTCGCCGGCGATCGCGGCCAGCGCGCCGGGCTCGAGCGCGACCAGTACGGCCGCACCCGCCTGCCGGCGCGCCGCCGCGAGCGCGCGCCGGTGCGTCCCGCGCCAATCCACCGCGACCGGCCCGCGGCCGACGACCACCGCGCGCTCGAGGCGGTCGCCGTCGCAAAACGCGAGCGCGACCGGCAGCCGTTGCGCGAGGCCGGGCGGCGCCACGAGCGCGAGCCAATTGGCCCACTGGTCCGCGTCGAGGTCGACCAGTTCGACGTCCTGGGACAGCACGTCCACAGTGTACGCTGGCGCGCGGCCGCGTTGTATGGTCGACGCGATGGTGCGCGTGGCGGTCATCGGCGCCGGGGCGTGGGGCATCAACCACGTCCGCACGTTTGCGCGGTTGCGCGAGTGCGAGCTGGTGCTCGTGTGCGAGCGGGACGAGGCGCGCCGGCGCCGCGCTGCCGCGATCGCGCCGGGCGCGCGGCTCGGCGCGCGCCTTTCCGACGCGCTCGAGGCCGACGACGTCGATGCGGTCGTGCTGGCGACGCCGGCGGCGCACCACGCCGACCACGCGCGGGCGGCGCTGCGCGCCGGCAAGCACGTGCTGGTCGAAAAGCCGCTCGCGCTGCGGGTCGCGGACGCCGAGGCGGTCATCGCTGCCGCCGCACGCGCGGGCCGCACGCTGATGGTCGGCCACTTGATGCTGTACCACCCGGCGTTCCTGCGCCTGGTCGACGTCGTGCGCGCCGGCGACCTCGGTCGCGTGCTGTACGCGTATGCCGTGCGCGTCAACCTCGGCCGACTCCGGCGCGACGAAAACGCGCTGTGGAGCCTCGGACCGCACGACGTGTCCATGTTGCTGTACGCGCTCGGCGCCGTGCCCGAGTCCGTGTCGGCGCGCGGCGGCTGCTACCTGCAGCCCGGGGTCGAAGACGTGGTGTTCGTCAACCTGCGGTTCCCGGGCGGGACGGTCGCGCAGATTCACCTGTCGTGGCTGGATCCGCGCAAGGAACGGCGGCTCACCGTCGTCGGCGACCGCAAGATGATCGAACTCGACGACACGCACCCGACGGAGAAGCTGCGCATCCACGACAAGGGCTACGACGTCCCCCCCGCGTTCACCGAGTACGACCAGTTCCTGCAGATCCGCCACGGAGACACGCTGATACCGCGCGTCGACATGGTCGAGCCGCTCGAACTCGAGTGCCGCCACTTCGTCGAATGCGTGGCCACGGGTGCCACTCCGCGGTCGGACGGCCGCACGGCGGTGAACGTCGTGCGCGTGCTCGAGGCGGCCCAGGAAAGCCTCGCTGGCGATGGCGCTCCTGTGACGATCCGGCCGGAGGCCGACCATGCATGA